A portion of the Micromonospora tarapacensis genome contains these proteins:
- a CDS encoding FecCD family ABC transporter permease → MLAAAVAIAIGTVPVPLADVFAVTWAHLTPGDTERSLLYDQIVWDFRAPRVLLAGVAGAGLSVAGVCLQALVRNPLADPYLLGISGGASIGAALALSFGPAAIAGLGVSGAAFVGAVISVALVVGLAQRAGRVAPGRLILAGVAVAYLGSAVTSYLQLQANPGELRGILFWVLGSVAAASWPDLPAPTVALVVCLLWLLVDGRRLNALTMGETSAAGLGIDVNRLRLGLLAVASLLTATIVSVAGGIGFVGLLVPHAVRLLVGPDHRRVIPVSLLVGAVFLILVDLVSRTLDRPNEMPIGIFTAVLGAPFFLWLLRSQSGAVR, encoded by the coding sequence GTGCTGGCCGCGGCGGTCGCAATAGCCATCGGCACGGTGCCGGTTCCGCTGGCCGACGTGTTCGCGGTCACCTGGGCGCACCTCACACCGGGAGACACCGAGCGCAGCCTGCTCTACGACCAGATCGTGTGGGACTTCCGCGCTCCTCGAGTGCTACTGGCGGGGGTCGCGGGCGCGGGCCTCAGCGTCGCCGGAGTGTGTCTGCAGGCGTTGGTGCGCAACCCGCTGGCCGATCCCTACCTGCTGGGCATCTCGGGGGGTGCCTCCATCGGAGCCGCCCTAGCGCTGAGCTTCGGGCCTGCGGCGATCGCCGGATTGGGTGTCTCCGGCGCGGCCTTCGTCGGGGCGGTGATCAGCGTCGCCCTGGTCGTGGGGCTGGCGCAGCGGGCCGGCCGGGTCGCGCCGGGGCGGCTGATCTTGGCCGGGGTGGCCGTCGCTTATCTGGGCAGCGCCGTTACCAGCTACCTCCAATTGCAGGCCAACCCGGGCGAACTACGCGGCATCCTGTTCTGGGTGCTTGGCTCGGTCGCGGCGGCGTCCTGGCCGGACCTACCTGCACCGACCGTCGCCCTGGTGGTCTGCCTGCTCTGGCTGTTGGTCGACGGCCGCCGGTTGAACGCGCTGACGATGGGCGAGACGTCGGCCGCCGGACTGGGGATCGACGTCAACCGGCTGCGCCTCGGGCTGCTCGCGGTGGCGTCGCTGCTGACCGCGACGATCGTCAGCGTAGCCGGCGGAATCGGCTTTGTCGGCCTGCTGGTGCCGCACGCGGTCCGGCTGCTGGTTGGCCCCGACCATCGCCGGGTGATTCCGGTGTCGCTGCTGGTGGGGGCTGTCTTCCTGATCCTTGTCGACCTGGTGTCGCGCACTCTGGACCGGCCGAACGAGATGCCGATCGGTATCTTCACCGCCGTGCTCGGCGCGCCCTTCTTTCTGTGGCTGCTGCGCAGCCAATCCGGGGCGGTGCGATGA
- a CDS encoding tyrosine-type recombinase/integrase codes for MKGRVFKHCACTDRVTGKRQGSNCPRLAERGHGSWYFHCSTTNVLGRPQRVRRGGFSSQSTARQARDELLAMSSERRTAKSWTVARWLEHWLQTRARLRPTTRLLYTRDVERFLVPHIGRTILSELATAQLNEAFQAMARQRTKYDEPQSASTLRHAHATLRAALNAAIRDGLLTDNPARRVELPRAIHTSAKIWTDENIATWQETGVRPRVSVWTAPQFAAFLQFTATDPLHALWRLIGLRGLRRGEIAGLRWSDINFKARELKVVQQRISAGHQVYQGPPKSASGQRVVALDKATNTALSRHRRQQQHQAARRVDAGKQYRDTGYVFTRPDGQPYHPSSFTQRFSILTKRSELPPIRLHDLRHGAASLAHSAGADLKSIQDQLGHSRIDTTADVYTRVLPDTQHQTAAATAALIRKAARERRATIGRTARKAAKTAKKPGGQATHHQRASD; via the coding sequence TTGAAGGGTCGCGTTTTCAAGCACTGCGCGTGCACCGACCGCGTAACCGGCAAGCGCCAGGGCAGTAATTGCCCGCGGCTGGCCGAGCGTGGCCACGGAAGTTGGTATTTTCACTGCTCTACGACCAACGTTCTCGGCCGCCCGCAACGGGTGCGGCGAGGCGGTTTTTCGTCGCAGTCCACAGCCCGTCAGGCTCGTGACGAGCTGCTGGCCATGTCGTCGGAACGCCGTACCGCCAAGAGTTGGACGGTGGCCCGCTGGCTTGAGCACTGGCTTCAGACGCGAGCCCGGCTGCGCCCGACCACCAGACTGCTCTACACCCGCGACGTCGAGCGATTCCTCGTGCCGCACATCGGACGAACGATCTTGTCCGAGCTGGCCACCGCGCAGCTCAACGAGGCGTTCCAGGCCATGGCGCGGCAACGCACCAAGTACGACGAACCGCAATCAGCATCGACGCTCAGACACGCCCACGCCACCCTGCGGGCCGCCCTGAACGCCGCGATCCGGGACGGCCTCCTCACCGACAACCCCGCGCGCCGCGTCGAGCTACCCCGTGCGATCCACACATCAGCCAAGATCTGGACCGACGAGAACATCGCAACCTGGCAGGAAACAGGCGTCCGGCCGCGAGTGTCGGTCTGGACAGCGCCGCAATTCGCCGCGTTCCTCCAATTCACCGCCACCGACCCGCTGCACGCACTCTGGCGCCTGATCGGCCTGCGCGGCCTGCGCCGCGGCGAGATCGCCGGCCTGCGCTGGTCGGACATCAACTTCAAGGCCCGGGAGCTGAAGGTGGTCCAGCAGCGGATCTCAGCTGGACACCAGGTCTACCAGGGGCCACCCAAGAGCGCGTCAGGGCAACGCGTCGTCGCCCTCGACAAGGCGACCAACACCGCACTGTCGCGCCACCGCCGGCAACAACAACACCAGGCCGCCCGACGCGTCGACGCCGGCAAGCAATACCGCGACACCGGCTACGTCTTCACCCGCCCGGACGGGCAGCCCTACCACCCCAGCTCCTTCACACAACGCTTTTCCATCCTGACAAAAAGATCCGAATTGCCGCCTATTCGGCTTCACGACCTACGACACGGGGCCGCATCCCTCGCCCACAGCGCCGGCGCCGATCTGAAGTCAATTCAAGACCAGCTCGGCCACTCACGAATCGACACCACCGCAGATGTGTACACCAGGGTGCTACCAGATACCCAGCACCAGACCGCCGCAGCCACAGCTGCACTCATTCGGAAGGCGGCACGCGAACGACGAGCGACCATCGGACGCACCGCCCGCAAGGCCGCCAAGACCGCGAAAAAACCGGGCGGTCAAGCCACTCACCACCAGCGCGCGAGCGACTAA
- a CDS encoding GlxA family transcriptional regulator, with amino-acid sequence MTDVRDAGMGRVRTRVVLVILFDGVQPIDVAGPVDVFTSAARFAGDPDTPPYVIRTASLGGEAVRAAGGLRLVPDGDLGGAEDPDLLVVPGGPGVGDVDDRLIAWLAERVPGVPRVVSVCTGAYLLAKAGLLDGRRAATHWEACGYLTEMFPQVTFDPDAIFVRDGTISTSAGATAGLDLAMALVEEDFGRAVALDIARLLVCYLRRPGNQAQLSVQLSTQIARTDPLREVQYWAAANLAADLSVPAMAERAGLSARQFARAFGEQVGMPPGRYVDLIRLEAAQRMLTDTTDGVLGIAHRCGYGSAEAMRRAFMRELDTSPTEYRRAFAKEPMIPGGSRSMADLLAGTS; translated from the coding sequence ATGACTGACGTTCGAGACGCCGGGATGGGTAGGGTACGCACCCGTGTGGTGCTGGTCATCCTGTTCGACGGGGTGCAGCCGATCGACGTGGCCGGGCCGGTAGATGTGTTCACGTCGGCTGCCCGCTTCGCGGGTGATCCGGACACCCCGCCGTACGTCATCCGCACCGCCTCTCTCGGTGGTGAGGCGGTCCGGGCCGCCGGCGGTCTACGCCTCGTCCCGGACGGCGACCTGGGCGGCGCCGAGGATCCGGACCTGCTGGTGGTGCCGGGCGGGCCGGGCGTGGGGGACGTCGATGACCGGCTTATCGCCTGGCTCGCCGAGCGTGTTCCCGGGGTGCCGCGGGTGGTTTCGGTGTGCACCGGGGCGTACCTGCTGGCCAAGGCCGGTCTCCTGGACGGTCGCCGGGCCGCCACCCACTGGGAGGCCTGTGGTTACCTGACGGAGATGTTTCCTCAGGTGACGTTCGATCCGGATGCCATCTTCGTCCGGGACGGGACGATCTCCACGTCGGCGGGGGCGACAGCCGGGCTTGACCTGGCCATGGCGCTGGTCGAGGAGGACTTCGGCCGCGCGGTGGCTCTGGACATCGCCCGGCTGCTGGTGTGCTACCTGCGCCGGCCGGGCAATCAGGCCCAGCTCAGCGTCCAGCTCTCGACCCAGATCGCCCGGACCGATCCGCTGCGCGAGGTGCAGTACTGGGCCGCCGCGAACCTGGCGGCTGACCTGTCCGTCCCGGCGATGGCGGAGCGTGCCGGGCTGTCTGCGCGGCAGTTCGCCCGGGCGTTCGGGGAACAGGTCGGGATGCCACCGGGCCGGTACGTGGACCTGATCCGGCTGGAGGCCGCGCAGCGCATGCTGACAGACACCACGGATGGCGTACTCGGTATCGCTCACCGTTGTGGATATGGGTCGGCGGAGGCGATGCGCCGGGCATTCATGCGCGAACTCGACACCTCGCCGACCGAGTATCGCCGCGCGTTTGCGAAGGAGCCGATGATCCCCGGCGGATCTCGGTCGATGGCAGATTTGTTGGCCGGTACGTCATAG
- a CDS encoding ABC transporter ATP-binding protein produces the protein MRVTATGVSVAIDGTTILDDVSFTAADGRVTGLIGPNGSGKSTLLRCLYRIIRPQQGAVHIGEHDVWQVPARRAGQLRAVVAQDQELDNEYSVRDIVAMGRIPHQGLLERESTADRTIVDEALARARLEWAEDRRFVGLSGGERQRVLLARALAQNAPVLLLDEPTNHLDIGAQLELLELIRELGLTTVAALHDLDHAMSYCDAVVLLHHGRVVAADDPVTVLTPERLADVFGVRGAMTTHPLTGRPHLVFAAPRSERELSG, from the coding sequence ATGAGGGTCACGGCGACCGGTGTCTCGGTGGCCATCGACGGCACGACGATCCTCGATGACGTCTCGTTCACCGCCGCCGATGGCCGGGTGACCGGTTTGATCGGGCCGAACGGTTCCGGCAAGAGCACCCTGCTGCGCTGCCTCTACCGCATCATCCGGCCGCAGCAGGGCGCCGTACACATCGGCGAGCACGACGTCTGGCAGGTCCCCGCCCGCCGGGCCGGCCAGTTGCGGGCGGTGGTCGCCCAGGACCAGGAACTCGACAACGAGTACAGCGTCCGCGACATCGTCGCCATGGGCCGGATCCCGCACCAGGGACTGCTCGAACGGGAGAGCACGGCCGACCGCACGATCGTGGACGAGGCGCTGGCCCGCGCCCGCCTCGAGTGGGCCGAGGACAGGCGTTTCGTCGGGCTGTCCGGCGGCGAACGCCAGCGTGTCCTGCTCGCCCGCGCGCTCGCCCAGAACGCCCCGGTCCTACTGCTCGACGAGCCGACCAATCATCTCGACATCGGCGCGCAACTGGAGCTGCTCGAGTTGATCCGCGAACTCGGGCTCACCACCGTTGCCGCCCTGCACGATCTCGACCACGCGATGTCCTACTGCGACGCCGTCGTGCTGCTGCACCATGGCCGGGTTGTCGCGGCCGACGATCCCGTCACCGTGCTCACTCCGGAACGCCTGGCCGACGTCTTCGGCGTACGGGGAGCGATGACCACCCACCCACTCACC
- a CDS encoding ABC transporter substrate-binding protein has translation MIALGVEGSIVANSQSYGVSDDPAMVERIKAIPTGGLKLNRNFEVPREQVIGQSPDLVISTWAGGFDDKIGSITRDELGKAGINSFVSPSNCANGAASPRPQDTAAYAKRSVESSFELLNQLGVIFDVQGRAAQAVQESRRALAAIPAPIGAPKRVLAAYPSMGSAMGLKVPAVFGGGIFDDIITRAGGVNAFGGLTDQQLTALNVEALAAANVDVLVIGLYQPDDDAKKFAEQLFAQYPQWPASRTKTYTSVSDSFYLGPLNAVAVKKISDAVRAAS, from the coding sequence ATGATCGCGCTCGGTGTCGAGGGATCCATCGTGGCCAACAGCCAGAGCTATGGCGTCTCCGACGACCCGGCGATGGTCGAGCGGATCAAGGCCATCCCGACCGGCGGGTTGAAGCTGAACAGGAACTTCGAGGTCCCCCGCGAGCAGGTGATCGGCCAGTCGCCGGATCTGGTGATCTCGACGTGGGCTGGCGGGTTCGACGACAAGATCGGCTCGATCACCCGCGACGAGCTTGGTAAGGCCGGTATCAACAGTTTCGTGTCCCCGTCGAACTGCGCCAACGGCGCGGCCTCGCCCCGACCGCAGGACACGGCCGCGTATGCGAAGCGGTCGGTCGAGTCGTCGTTCGAGCTGCTGAATCAGCTCGGGGTGATCTTCGACGTGCAGGGCAGGGCGGCGCAGGCCGTGCAGGAGTCGCGTAGGGCGCTGGCCGCCATCCCGGCGCCGATCGGGGCACCCAAGCGGGTGCTGGCCGCCTATCCGAGCATGGGGTCGGCGATGGGTCTCAAGGTGCCTGCCGTGTTCGGCGGCGGCATCTTCGACGACATCATCACCCGGGCCGGCGGTGTCAACGCGTTCGGCGGCCTGACTGACCAGCAGCTCACCGCACTCAACGTCGAGGCCCTCGCTGCGGCGAACGTAGACGTTCTGGTGATCGGCCTGTATCAGCCGGACGACGACGCCAAGAAGTTCGCGGAGCAGTTGTTCGCGCAGTATCCGCAGTGGCCGGCATCGAGGACCAAGACCTATACATCGGTTTCCGACAGCTTCTACCTCGGACCGCTGAACGCGGTCGCGGTCAAGAAGATCAGCGATGCCGTCCGCGCAGCGAGCTGA